In a single window of the Candidatus Kaiserbacteria bacterium genome:
- a CDS encoding helix-turn-helix transcriptional regulator — MSAKDTAIKLRERGYSYTHIAKKTGLSVSTLSYHLSRIPYTPNKKTIAAIGKARSASLLTKSLAKKKTYEEARERAKKDIGIISFRDLFFLGLGTYIGEGSKTHDITRLVNSDYRVINLYIRWLESFGLDHTNFTIRIHLYPDSNIHESEEFWLKKTGFSRTQLQSVCIDKRVGKDRKRSGIHPYGTAHVTVHSRGNKAFGVMLARQIGAYMQEVLESSEISN; from the coding sequence ATGAGTGCTAAGGATACAGCAATCAAACTTCGAGAACGTGGTTATTCATATACCCATATTGCCAAGAAAACAGGACTTTCTGTAAGTACGCTTTCATACCATCTTTCACGTATCCCTTACACACCGAATAAAAAAACAATCGCAGCGATTGGTAAAGCACGATCTGCTTCTTTGCTTACAAAATCGCTGGCAAAGAAAAAAACATATGAAGAGGCAAGGGAGAGAGCGAAAAAGGATATAGGAATTATCTCATTTCGTGACTTGTTTTTCCTTGGACTCGGCACCTATATCGGAGAGGGAAGTAAGACACATGATATCACTCGATTAGTAAATAGTGATTATCGAGTAATTAATTTATATATACGCTGGCTTGAATCTTTCGGATTGGATCATACAAACTTCACCATTAGGATACATCTATACCCCGACTCAAATATTCATGAATCTGAGGAGTTTTGGTTGAAAAAGACGGGTTTTTCCAGAACACAATTACAATCAGTATGTATTGACAAGAGGGTCGGAAAAGATAGGAAAAGAAGTGGTATTCATCCGTATGGAACAGCACACGTTACTGTCCATTCGAGAGGGAATAAAGCATTTGGAGTAATGCTCGCACGCCAGATTGGCGCATATATGCAAGAAGTGCTAGAATCATCCGAAATAAGTAATTAG
- the rny gene encoding ribonuclease Y encodes MPESFVFALGAGVLGIAIGYYLRYVHALTQKESIEISLKGRVVDAEEKAIKIIEKAEAKAETLEKEKKQEFKEQEEKLNKTEERLIRKEELLDKRQIDADSQIEDVRQKIEQIKDIKTRLDEREKTISTKLEEVAGLTKAAAYEQLTGTLEKEYEDDLVSRINKLHMRGEEQFDEQARNIITSAIHRIGNSLRVDIMSSTIELPNDDIKGKIIGKEGRNVRAFERATGVDVLIDETPGHITLSSFDPVRREIARVALETLLTDGRIQPAKIEEVVEKARSEVGTIVRKMGEKAAYEAGVTNLHPDLVKILGRLHFRTSYGQNVLWHSVEMAHIAAIIAEEVGADVYVARAGALLHDIGKTVSQEVQGTHVEIGIRILQKYGVDEKVIIAMRAHHEEYPYDTPESIIVQVADAISGGRPGARRDSIENYIKRLAELEEIAMKMPGVEKAFAIQAGREVRVIVNPEKITDIEAHNLARSIATDIEEKLRYPGEIKVHVIRESRSVEYAR; translated from the coding sequence ATGCCAGAATCATTTGTATTCGCGCTTGGCGCAGGAGTACTCGGCATCGCTATTGGATATTATCTCAGATACGTACATGCTCTCACACAGAAGGAATCTATTGAAATTTCCCTTAAAGGACGTGTTGTAGACGCAGAAGAAAAAGCAATAAAGATAATTGAAAAAGCTGAAGCGAAAGCCGAGACTTTAGAGAAGGAGAAAAAACAAGAGTTCAAAGAACAAGAAGAAAAACTGAACAAGACCGAAGAGCGCCTTATTCGTAAAGAAGAGTTGCTCGACAAAAGACAAATTGATGCAGACTCGCAAATTGAGGATGTACGTCAAAAAATTGAACAAATCAAAGACATCAAGACCCGTCTTGATGAACGCGAAAAAACAATCAGTACCAAACTCGAAGAAGTTGCAGGTCTTACCAAGGCTGCTGCCTACGAGCAACTTACCGGTACCTTAGAAAAAGAATACGAGGACGATTTGGTCTCTCGTATTAATAAACTCCACATGCGTGGAGAAGAGCAGTTTGATGAGCAGGCACGAAATATTATCACCTCAGCGATTCACCGTATTGGTAATTCGCTCCGTGTTGATATTATGAGTTCCACGATTGAACTGCCAAACGATGACATCAAGGGAAAGATTATAGGAAAGGAAGGTCGTAATGTACGTGCATTCGAACGAGCGACGGGAGTGGATGTACTCATCGATGAAACCCCTGGTCACATCACCCTTTCCTCATTTGACCCTGTACGTCGTGAGATTGCGCGCGTTGCTCTCGAAACTCTCCTCACGGATGGCCGTATCCAGCCTGCAAAAATTGAAGAAGTAGTGGAAAAAGCACGGAGCGAGGTAGGTACCATCGTTCGCAAAATGGGAGAAAAAGCTGCGTATGAAGCAGGAGTCACCAATCTCCATCCTGATCTCGTCAAGATTTTGGGACGTCTCCACTTCCGCACGAGTTATGGCCAGAACGTCCTTTGGCACTCAGTAGAAATGGCGCACATCGCTGCCATTATCGCAGAGGAAGTAGGTGCTGATGTGTACGTCGCACGTGCCGGTGCACTGCTTCACGATATCGGAAAAACGGTAAGCCAAGAAGTACAGGGTACCCACGTCGAAATTGGTATTCGTATTCTGCAGAAATACGGTGTTGATGAAAAAGTTATCATCGCTATGCGCGCACACCATGAGGAGTATCCATACGACACACCTGAATCAATCATTGTCCAAGTGGCTGATGCAATCTCAGGTGGCAGGCCAGGCGCTCGCCGCGACTCTATAGAGAATTACATCAAGCGGCTTGCGGAACTTGAAGAAATTGCAATGAAAATGCCTGGTGTTGAAAAAGCATTTGCAATTCAGGCAGGTCGTGAAGTGCGTGTTATTGTGAATCCAGAAAAAATTACGGACATTGAAGCACACAATCTCGCTCGCAGTATCGCAACCGACATTGAAGAAAAGTTGCGCTACCCTGGAGAGATTAAAGTGCACGTCATACGTGAATCTCGCTCTGTCGAGTACGCAAGGTAG
- a CDS encoding helix-turn-helix transcriptional regulator → MKEENVNVCPATQLFELLSKRHMLLILYTLTGGEKRFVELQELLRINTASLSMRLRELEGAHFISRRQCTLDSRQHYYFLTKTGVDISRLIEKISTVAKKEMV, encoded by the coding sequence ATGAAAGAAGAAAACGTAAATGTTTGTCCTGCAACACAGTTGTTTGAACTTCTCAGTAAGCGTCATATGCTCCTTATCCTCTATACGCTTACAGGAGGTGAGAAGCGTTTTGTGGAACTTCAAGAATTGCTCCGTATTAATACTGCATCACTCTCGATGCGTCTCCGCGAATTGGAAGGGGCGCATTTTATATCGCGTAGACAGTGTACTTTGGACTCGCGCCAGCATTATTACTTTCTCACGAAGACAGGAGTAGATATAAGTCGTCTTATTGAAAAAATATCTACCGTTGCCAAAAAAGAAATGGTGTAG
- a CDS encoding DoxX family protein — protein sequence MKHIYISEDAAKLILRLSLGILILFHGIAKLQNPESIDFIQGLLAAKHLPGFIAYGIYVGEVVAPLMLIIGFRTRCAAGLIAFTLFMAVVLAHLDQVFSLAKMGGGYALELQALYFFSALTLIGLGSGKYALKPDKPCECCEAK from the coding sequence ATGAAACATATTTATATTTCTGAAGATGCAGCGAAACTCATTCTCCGACTCTCTCTTGGTATCCTCATACTCTTTCATGGTATCGCTAAGTTGCAAAACCCTGAATCAATTGATTTTATCCAAGGACTACTTGCAGCAAAACACCTTCCTGGGTTTATTGCATATGGTATTTACGTAGGTGAGGTGGTAGCGCCACTTATGCTTATCATAGGTTTCCGCACTCGCTGTGCAGCAGGACTCATCGCCTTCACACTATTCATGGCAGTAGTTCTCGCACATCTCGACCAAGTCTTTTCACTCGCCAAGATGGGTGGTGGGTACGCGCTTGAACTTCAAGCACTCTACTTCTTTAGTGCACTTACTCTTATAGGTCTTGGCTCGGGCAAATATGCGCTTAAACCAGATAAGCCCTGTGAATGTTGCGAAGCAAAATAA
- a CDS encoding HU family DNA-binding protein, translating to MNKADIIDKVHEVVGGTRADAERAVETLIDSVSESLKKGKEVSIAGLGIFATKTRNARTGRNPRTGESIDIPAMRVPKFRAAKALKDAVK from the coding sequence ATGAATAAGGCAGATATCATTGACAAGGTACACGAGGTCGTTGGTGGCACTCGTGCAGACGCAGAGCGAGCAGTGGAGACACTCATCGACTCTGTTTCAGAATCCTTGAAGAAGGGTAAGGAAGTATCAATCGCAGGTCTCGGAATCTTCGCAACGAAGACTCGAAACGCTCGCACAGGACGTAACCCACGCACCGGCGAAAGTATTGATATTCCTGCAATGCGCGTACCAAAGTTCCGCGCTGCAAAGGCACTTAAGGATGCAGTTAAGTAG
- the creD gene encoding cell envelope integrity protein CreD: MNEISLNSHPSNNLTGKLIALAVLVVISWAATMFVWGVIQDRENRQETASNEISEQWSRPQVIAGPVITVPVEKTTITTTGERVVNTTTLTLLPETLTYESNIETQLLTRGVYETPVYTTIVSGTGNFDLSDIALQESSDTRILWNKAVVSINVSDTRGITSMFDFILSNNTYQMLPSSDFSTLDGGGVHTNINLDPSRPNHPFSFTLPLKGSREISFLPLGENTSVVVKSDWNAPSFTGEFLPEERTITENGFGATWKITAYGKNIPQYWLSNSSIVTNELLLSKSFGVGLYQEVDLYTMIDRSIKYSILFISLTFLTFFMYEVLAGLRIHPLQYLLVGLAIALFYLLLLSFAEIIGFLPAYFVAAIATTLLITGYCLSVLKAKKRAFSIGILLTALYGYLYILLQMDQYSLLFGSVLLFGVLAIVMYITRDLDWYSLNSKK; the protein is encoded by the coding sequence ATGAATGAAATATCTCTCAATTCACACCCAAGTAACAATCTGACTGGTAAACTTATAGCGCTTGCAGTACTCGTGGTTATTTCGTGGGCAGCAACCATGTTTGTATGGGGAGTCATACAAGATAGAGAAAATAGACAAGAAACTGCTTCCAATGAGATTTCTGAACAATGGAGTCGGCCGCAAGTAATTGCGGGGCCAGTAATCACTGTTCCGGTAGAGAAAACAACCATCACCACCACTGGTGAACGAGTAGTGAATACAACTACCCTTACCCTTTTACCGGAGACATTGACCTATGAAAGCAACATTGAAACCCAGTTACTCACAAGAGGTGTGTACGAAACCCCAGTCTACACAACTATCGTGAGTGGAACCGGTAATTTTGATCTTTCTGATATAGCACTGCAAGAATCATCCGATACACGCATACTATGGAATAAGGCAGTAGTCTCAATAAATGTATCTGATACGCGTGGTATTACGTCGATGTTTGATTTCATCCTTTCGAATAACACCTATCAGATGTTGCCTTCTTCAGATTTTTCTACACTGGATGGCGGTGGAGTGCATACAAATATCAACCTAGACCCTAGCCGACCCAACCACCCTTTTTCGTTTACCTTACCGCTCAAAGGAAGTCGTGAAATATCTTTTTTACCACTCGGAGAAAATACAAGTGTTGTCGTAAAATCAGATTGGAATGCACCTAGCTTTACGGGCGAGTTTTTGCCCGAGGAAAGAACTATTACGGAAAATGGTTTCGGAGCGACGTGGAAAATCACCGCGTATGGCAAGAACATACCTCAGTACTGGCTCAGTAATTCATCAATAGTTACCAACGAATTACTTCTTTCTAAATCATTTGGGGTAGGTCTCTATCAGGAGGTTGATTTGTACACCATGATTGATCGATCTATTAAGTATTCCATTCTATTTATCAGTCTCACTTTCCTCACGTTCTTCATGTATGAGGTGTTGGCTGGTTTAAGAATTCATCCCCTACAGTACTTACTCGTGGGATTAGCTATCGCATTGTTTTATCTGCTCCTCCTTTCCTTCGCTGAAATAATTGGGTTTCTTCCTGCATATTTTGTCGCTGCAATTGCAACGACACTATTGATTACAGGTTACTGTCTCAGTGTCCTCAAAGCGAAGAAGCGTGCCTTCTCAATAGGGATACTCCTCACTGCCTTGTATGGGTATTTGTATATCCTTCTTCAGATGGACCAATATTCATTACTCTTTGGTTCAGTACTTTTGTTTGGTGTGCTCGCTATAGTGATGTACATTACGAGGGACTTAGATTGGTATTCACTCAATAGCAAAAAATGA
- the clpP gene encoding ATP-dependent Clp endopeptidase proteolytic subunit ClpP, with protein sequence MEKESTINSYLVPMVIEKTQGGERAFDIFSRLLKERIIFITGPIEDHMANLVVAQLLFLEAEDPKKDIFMYVNSPGGSVSAGLGIVDTMNHIKPDVATVCVGLAASMGSIILSQGAKGKRSILPNAEVMIHQPWGGTQGQATDIEITARHILRTREQLNKMLAKASGKTLAQVEKDTDRDFFMTADEAKRYGLVDTVLK encoded by the coding sequence ATGGAAAAAGAATCAACAATCAATAGTTACCTCGTTCCCATGGTTATCGAGAAAACACAAGGCGGTGAGCGCGCTTTCGACATATTTTCTCGACTCCTCAAAGAACGCATCATTTTTATCACTGGTCCTATCGAAGACCACATGGCAAATCTTGTCGTTGCTCAACTCCTCTTTCTTGAGGCAGAAGACCCAAAGAAAGACATATTTATGTATGTTAATAGTCCTGGCGGTTCGGTGAGTGCTGGCCTTGGTATTGTGGACACCATGAATCATATTAAGCCCGATGTCGCGACTGTCTGCGTTGGACTCGCCGCTTCAATGGGTTCTATTATTCTTTCACAGGGCGCTAAGGGAAAGCGAAGTATTCTTCCAAATGCCGAGGTGATGATTCACCAACCATGGGGCGGTACACAGGGGCAGGCAACCGACATCGAAATCACCGCACGTCACATCCTCCGCACCCGCGAGCAACTCAACAAAATGCTTGCAAAAGCATCCGGCAAGACACTCGCACAAGTAGAAAAAGACACCGACCGCGACTTCTTCATGACCGCCGACGAAGCGAAACGTTACGGCCTTGTAGATACAGTGCTTAAGTAA